In Cycloclasticus sp., a single genomic region encodes these proteins:
- the fliN gene encoding flagellar motor switch protein FliN, whose translation MSEENNSDGADWGDALEEQASGEAADGWGDALSEQANAEAAAFDPISDTGGQLGLDSEINLDVILDVPVTVSMEVGSTKISIRNLLQLNQGSVIELDRLAGEPMDVLVNKTLIARGEVVVVNDKFGLRLTDIISPAERVRKLK comes from the coding sequence ATGAGTGAAGAAAACAATAGCGACGGTGCTGATTGGGGTGATGCGCTAGAGGAGCAAGCGTCGGGTGAAGCGGCGGATGGCTGGGGTGATGCGTTAAGTGAACAGGCTAATGCAGAAGCGGCTGCTTTTGATCCTATCTCAGACACGGGCGGGCAGCTGGGCTTAGACAGTGAAATAAATTTGGATGTCATTTTAGACGTGCCAGTAACGGTGTCTATGGAGGTGGGTAGTACTAAAATCAGTATTCGCAACTTGCTACAGTTGAATCAAGGGTCTGTTATTGAATTAGACCGATTAGCGGGTGAGCCAATGGATGTTTTAGTCAATAAAACGCTGATTGCTCGCGGTGAGGTGGTTGTTGTGAATGATAAATTTGGCTTACGTTTAACAGACATTATTAGTCCTGCAGAGCGAGTTAGGAAATTAAAATAA
- the fliR gene encoding flagellar biosynthetic protein FliR — protein MMWASTFFWPLLRISAMFIAIPVFSGRFVDSKLLVGATLIITFFTLPLLPEHRAIEVLSHEGIITALQQTLIGISMGFVLQLVFSAIIFAGQGIAYSMGLGFASMVDPTTGVSVPVVSQFYLVLSTLLFLTLGGHLVLIEMLIDSFNTLPIGAMGMERSDVWSIIAWSSRIFSAGLLMAMPAIASLLMINIAFGVVTRAAPQLNIFAVGFPITLTLGLLLMWVTIPSVLGNFTNLLAESYGVIGDFLRIRH, from the coding sequence ATGATGTGGGCATCAACCTTTTTCTGGCCGCTGCTGCGCATTAGCGCTATGTTTATTGCGATCCCTGTGTTTAGCGGCCGCTTTGTCGATAGTAAACTTCTTGTCGGCGCGACCTTGATTATTACGTTTTTTACTCTTCCATTGTTACCCGAGCACCGGGCCATTGAAGTGTTAAGTCACGAAGGTATTATCACTGCTTTACAGCAAACCTTAATCGGTATCTCAATGGGTTTTGTTTTGCAGCTGGTGTTTAGTGCGATTATATTCGCTGGGCAGGGTATCGCTTACAGCATGGGTCTCGGTTTTGCTTCTATGGTTGACCCTACAACGGGTGTGAGCGTGCCAGTTGTTAGTCAATTTTATTTGGTATTGTCCACGTTATTATTTCTAACCTTGGGTGGGCACCTTGTTTTAATAGAGATGTTAATTGATAGTTTTAATACGCTTCCAATAGGCGCGATGGGCATGGAACGTTCAGATGTTTGGTCAATTATCGCGTGGTCGAGCAGGATTTTTTCTGCTGGCCTTTTAATGGCGATGCCTGCTATTGCGTCATTACTCATGATTAATATTGCATTTGGTGTGGTGACAAGAGCGGCGCCACAGCTAAATATTTTTGCGGTTGGTTTTCCTATTACCTTGACCTTGGGTTTGCTTTTAATGTGGGTGACGATTCCATCGGTGTTAGGTAATTTTACAAATTTGCTTGCCGAAAGCTACGGCGTTATTGGCGATTTTCTGCGTATAAGGCACTGA
- the fliP gene encoding flagellar type III secretion system pore protein FliP (The bacterial flagellar biogenesis protein FliP forms a type III secretion system (T3SS)-type pore required for flagellar assembly.): MSGFAANGIEAITIAGDGKSYSVTLQILAVMTLLTVLPSLLVMMTSFTRIIIVFSILRQAMGTPQTPSNQILLGLALFLTFFIMSPVLEKANEDALQPYLNDEIAADIAITNAMEPFRDFMLRQTRNDDLEMFARISGAEPIEDASDIPLSLLLPAFVTSELKTAFQIGFMIFIPFLIIDMVVASVLMSMGMMMLSPLIISLPFKLMLFVLVDGWALIMETLAASFFT, from the coding sequence ATGAGTGGTTTTGCCGCTAATGGAATTGAAGCCATCACTATCGCTGGTGACGGTAAAAGTTATTCGGTGACCTTGCAAATTTTAGCAGTGATGACGCTGCTGACAGTGCTACCCAGTTTACTGGTGATGATGACATCGTTCACACGAATAATTATCGTTTTTTCAATTCTCCGACAAGCTATGGGTACACCGCAAACACCGAGTAACCAGATTTTATTGGGCCTCGCGCTATTCCTTACGTTTTTTATCATGTCACCGGTATTAGAAAAAGCGAATGAGGATGCTTTGCAACCTTATTTGAATGATGAAATTGCGGCGGATATTGCGATAACCAACGCCATGGAGCCATTCAGAGATTTTATGTTGCGCCAAACTAGAAATGATGACTTGGAAATGTTTGCTAGAATTTCTGGAGCCGAACCGATAGAAGATGCTTCCGATATCCCGTTGTCATTGTTATTGCCTGCGTTTGTGACCAGTGAGTTGAAAACGGCTTTTCAAATTGGCTTTATGATTTTTATACCGTTTCTGATTATCGATATGGTGGTGGCCAGTGTCTTAATGTCGATGGGCATGATGATGCTATCGCCGTTGATTATTTCACTACCCTTTAAGCTGATGTTGTTCGTTTTAGTCGATGGTTGGGCGCTGATCATGGAAACATTAGCGGCGAGCTTTTTTACATAG
- a CDS encoding MinD/ParA family protein: MTNKKPVRVIAIASGKGGVGKTNLSVNLGISFCKLGRKVALLDADMGLANVDILLGLHPTYNLTHVLSGEKTLDEIVVEGPHGLKVLPASSGMQHMAEMGTMEQAGIINAFSEFQEDIDVLLVDTAAGIHGGVINFARACQEVLIVVCDEPTSLTDAYALIKLLNRDHGLSRFHIVTNMVESLQNGKMLYQKLCKVTDRYLDVALYFTGAVPFDKSLRKSVQKQQAVVEMAPNSDASVAIKHLAKKIDNWPVQRGAAGYLEFFVERLIQSSQVGELTE; the protein is encoded by the coding sequence ATGACAAACAAAAAACCCGTCAGGGTTATTGCGATAGCGAGTGGTAAAGGAGGGGTTGGTAAGACAAACCTGTCTGTTAACCTAGGTATCTCATTTTGTAAATTAGGCCGTAAGGTAGCATTGCTTGATGCCGATATGGGGCTAGCTAATGTGGATATTTTGCTGGGCTTGCACCCAACGTATAATTTAACGCATGTGCTAAGTGGCGAAAAAACACTGGATGAAATTGTCGTAGAAGGTCCGCATGGATTGAAAGTTCTTCCAGCCTCATCCGGCATGCAGCACATGGCCGAAATGGGCACAATGGAGCAAGCGGGTATTATCAATGCGTTCAGCGAGTTTCAAGAAGATATAGACGTGTTGTTGGTTGACACGGCTGCGGGTATTCATGGTGGCGTCATCAACTTTGCCAGAGCATGCCAAGAAGTGCTGATTGTGGTCTGTGATGAACCCACGTCATTAACAGATGCTTATGCGCTGATTAAATTGTTAAACCGCGACCATGGTTTGAGCCGATTCCATATCGTTACAAACATGGTAGAGTCGCTTCAAAATGGAAAAATGCTGTATCAAAAGCTGTGTAAGGTGACAGATCGGTATCTTGATGTGGCCTTATACTTTACGGGGGCCGTGCCCTTCGATAAGAGTTTACGTAAATCGGTTCAAAAGCAACAAGCAGTCGTTGAAATGGCACCCAATAGCGATGCCTCCGTAGCCATAAAGCATTTGGCGAAGAAGATAGATAACTGGCCTGTGCAACGTGGCGCGGCGGGGTATTTAGAATTTTTTGTCGAACGACTTATTCAATCGAGTCAAGTAGGGGAATTGACGGAGTGA
- the fliO gene encoding flagellar biosynthetic protein FliO, which translates to MRYMFCSALIVLSELALSAEPSIVGSKSVEPVSMANLTQWTVGLIFVLLMILLVAWSVKRFTSLGTSPKGNLRVLSGISLGNREKAVLIKAGNHHLLLGVSPGRVVNLHTFEAGEIQDEVGQTESSSASFQDSLQGLMKNRVVK; encoded by the coding sequence ATGCGATACATGTTTTGCTCAGCACTTATCGTTTTGTCAGAGCTTGCGCTGTCGGCTGAGCCATCTATTGTTGGCTCGAAGAGTGTCGAACCCGTTTCAATGGCTAATTTGACGCAATGGACCGTCGGTTTAATATTTGTTCTACTGATGATTTTGCTGGTGGCATGGTCGGTAAAGCGATTTACAAGCTTGGGTACAAGCCCTAAAGGAAATTTAAGAGTCTTGTCCGGTATCTCTTTAGGCAATCGTGAAAAAGCAGTATTGATAAAAGCGGGTAATCATCATCTTTTATTAGGCGTTTCACCGGGACGAGTGGTGAACTTGCACACCTTCGAAGCGGGTGAGATTCAAGACGAAGTGGGGCAAACAGAATCATCCTCAGCTTCTTTTCAAGACAGTTTGCAAGGTTTAATGAAGAACAGAGTGGTCAAATGA
- the flhA gene encoding flagellar biosynthesis protein FlhA, translating to MNFNEISKLLLDFAKNGLGAPILIMVILAMLVLPLPPFLLDLFFTFNIALSLIVLLVVVYALRPLDFAVFPSFLLVATLLRLSLNVASTRIVLLEGHNGGDAAGKVIEAFGAFVIGGNYAVGLVVFSILIIINFVVVTKGAGRVSEVSARFTLDAMPGKQMAIDADLNAGLLTQDEARDRRKEISQEADFYGSMDGASKFVRGDAIAGILILLINIVGGLGVGILQHDLAFSQAMEYYTLLTIGDGLVAQIPGLLLSTATAIIVTRVNSNQDMGEQVSLQVLNNPKALAISAGIIGLLGVIPGMPNFVFISLSSGLGYAAYRIYNKQRLAELAPVEQEAIVQALPDEPKELSWDDVAPVDMIGLEVGYRLIPLVDKTQGGELMSRIKGVRKKLSQELGFLIPAVHIRDNLDLAPNVYRLTLMGVSIGEVEIHPDRELAINPGQVFGDIQGIATKDPAFGLDAIWIDAAQKDQAQTMGYTVVDPGTVVATHLSQIIQTHAHELLGHEEVQQMLDTLKKSAPKLVEDLVPDTISLGAIVKVLQNLLQENIPVRDMRTVAETLIEHGRVSQDPGTLTAAVRISLGRSIVQKISGLDSELSVITLDPDLERLLQQSLQASEDGSAGLEPGLAERMISALQESSQKLEMEGKSAVLLVSGFLRPWLAHFVRHSISNLNVLSYNEIPEDRQVRVVGSVGQNG from the coding sequence ATGAATTTTAACGAAATTTCAAAACTCTTATTAGACTTTGCTAAAAATGGCTTAGGCGCGCCTATTCTCATTATGGTGATACTGGCTATGTTGGTGTTGCCGTTGCCGCCCTTCTTACTGGACTTGTTTTTTACCTTCAACATTGCCTTGTCATTGATTGTTTTGTTAGTGGTGGTTTATGCGTTGCGCCCATTAGACTTTGCTGTTTTCCCAAGTTTCTTGTTGGTCGCTACCTTATTACGACTGAGTTTGAATGTTGCTTCAACACGTATTGTGTTGCTAGAAGGGCATAACGGGGGTGACGCAGCAGGTAAGGTGATTGAGGCGTTTGGTGCCTTTGTTATTGGTGGTAACTATGCCGTTGGCTTAGTGGTGTTTAGCATTTTAATCATCATTAACTTTGTGGTTGTGACAAAAGGTGCTGGACGCGTATCTGAAGTAAGTGCACGTTTTACCTTGGACGCAATGCCAGGTAAACAAATGGCGATTGATGCCGACTTAAATGCAGGTTTATTGACGCAAGATGAAGCGCGTGATCGTCGTAAAGAAATCAGCCAAGAGGCGGATTTTTACGGCTCAATGGACGGCGCAAGTAAGTTTGTTCGAGGCGATGCTATAGCGGGTATTTTAATTCTATTGATTAATATTGTGGGTGGCTTGGGTGTTGGCATCCTGCAGCATGATTTGGCATTTTCTCAAGCGATGGAATATTACACATTGCTAACCATTGGTGACGGCCTAGTGGCGCAAATACCCGGCTTACTGCTATCAACCGCTACAGCGATTATTGTTACACGTGTCAATAGTAATCAAGATATGGGCGAGCAAGTGTCATTGCAAGTGCTAAATAATCCAAAAGCATTGGCGATTTCCGCAGGCATTATTGGGCTATTAGGGGTGATCCCAGGGATGCCAAATTTTGTGTTTATTTCGCTGTCTTCAGGTTTGGGCTACGCCGCTTATAGAATATACAATAAACAACGGCTGGCTGAATTGGCCCCAGTCGAGCAAGAGGCAATCGTTCAAGCGCTGCCTGATGAGCCTAAAGAATTGTCTTGGGATGATGTGGCACCGGTGGATATGATTGGCTTGGAGGTTGGCTACCGTTTGATTCCATTGGTTGATAAAACCCAAGGTGGCGAATTGATGTCGCGCATTAAAGGGGTGCGTAAGAAGTTATCGCAGGAACTTGGTTTCTTAATTCCTGCGGTACATATTCGCGACAATTTGGACTTGGCACCAAATGTATACCGTTTAACGTTAATGGGTGTCAGCATTGGTGAAGTAGAAATTCACCCAGATAGAGAGTTAGCGATTAATCCCGGTCAAGTATTTGGTGATATTCAGGGGATTGCGACGAAAGACCCGGCGTTTGGTTTGGACGCAATTTGGATTGATGCTGCGCAGAAAGACCAAGCCCAAACAATGGGCTATACCGTGGTCGATCCAGGCACCGTGGTTGCGACCCATTTGAGTCAAATTATCCAGACACATGCACATGAGTTATTAGGCCATGAAGAAGTGCAACAAATGTTGGATACATTGAAAAAATCAGCACCAAAATTGGTTGAGGACTTAGTGCCGGACACCATTTCATTGGGCGCGATTGTTAAAGTATTGCAAAACTTGTTGCAGGAAAATATCCCAGTAAGAGATATGCGAACAGTTGCTGAAACACTCATTGAACATGGGCGGGTGAGTCAAGATCCTGGCACTTTAACCGCAGCCGTTAGAATATCATTGGGCCGATCAATTGTTCAGAAAATCAGTGGCTTAGACAGTGAACTGTCAGTCATTACGCTAGATCCAGACTTGGAACGCTTATTGCAACAAAGCTTGCAAGCGTCAGAAGATGGTAGCGCGGGACTTGAACCAGGATTGGCAGAAAGAATGATAAGTGCATTACAAGAAAGCAGTCAGAAACTAGAAATGGAAGGTAAGAGCGCCGTGCTTCTAGTGTCAGGCTTCTTGCGTCCTTGGTTAGCGCACTTTGTTCGCCATTCAATTTCAAATTTAAATGTTTTGTCATACAACGAGATTCCTGAGGACCGGCAAGTACGTGTTGTTGGAAGTGTTGGGCAAAACGGTTAA
- a CDS encoding flagellar basal body-associated FliL family protein has product MAEEEQEESVEEAGSSKKKLIIMVAGGVVLLAILAGAGLYFTGFFEEEKAPVTAESSSSEGTLPEGSDSAEEGAEAEESGDAAETLYQALTPPFMVNFPDGNIKVIKVAMSLMVKDEKVISAVKKHDPVIRNNILMLLSSQNPEMLKTAEGKTQLQAVVKAEINKVLAERKVSSKVLEVFFTDLVMQ; this is encoded by the coding sequence ATGGCTGAAGAAGAACAAGAAGAATCTGTTGAGGAAGCGGGCAGTTCTAAAAAGAAACTAATCATTATGGTCGCTGGTGGAGTTGTGCTACTGGCCATTCTTGCCGGTGCTGGTTTGTACTTCACCGGGTTTTTCGAAGAAGAAAAGGCACCGGTGACGGCCGAGTCTTCTAGTTCTGAAGGAACCTTACCCGAAGGAAGCGATAGTGCAGAAGAGGGTGCTGAAGCGGAAGAATCTGGTGATGCTGCGGAAACGCTGTATCAAGCGTTGACACCTCCGTTTATGGTGAATTTTCCCGATGGTAATATCAAGGTGATTAAAGTAGCAATGAGTTTAATGGTGAAAGATGAGAAAGTGATTTCAGCCGTTAAAAAGCATGATCCGGTTATTCGAAATAATATTTTGATGTTGTTGTCTAGTCAAAATCCGGAAATGCTAAAAACAGCAGAAGGTAAGACTCAGTTACAAGCTGTCGTCAAAGCTGAGATTAATAAGGTTTTAGCAGAAAGAAAAGTTTCGTCGAAAGTATTAGAAGTTTTTTTTACCGACTTGGTGATGCAATAA
- the fliQ gene encoding flagellar biosynthesis protein FliQ → MTPDSVMSLGEHALQVTVMLSAPILLSALAIGLLVAMFQAATQINEQTLSFVPKLLITVVVLSIAGPWMLRLIISFTRQTYLSIPDMIG, encoded by the coding sequence ATGACACCTGACAGCGTAATGAGTTTAGGCGAGCATGCGTTACAAGTAACAGTGATGCTATCGGCACCGATTTTATTATCGGCGTTAGCAATAGGCCTTCTGGTCGCCATGTTTCAAGCGGCGACGCAAATTAATGAACAAACTCTAAGTTTTGTTCCTAAATTATTGATAACAGTGGTTGTTTTATCTATTGCTGGTCCTTGGATGCTGCGTTTAATTATTAGTTTTACGCGGCAAACGTACCTTAGTATTCCAGACATGATTGGTTAA
- the fliM gene encoding flagellar motor switch protein FliM, with protein sequence MSDMDLLSQDEIDALLHGVDDGDVETEAGVDAPDGEASNYDFQSQDRIIRGRMPTLEMVNERFARYFRISLFNFLRRSTEISISGIQMLKFSEYVHSLFVPTNLNIVKIKPLRGSALFVFDPSLVFTIVDTYFGGSGKFHNKVEGREFTATEMRVVRIVLDIVFKDLMKAWEPVLKLEYEYINSEVNPQFANIVSPTEVMVVSTIHLELEGGGGDIQFSLPYTMLEPIRELLDAGIQSDRGDTDVRWKSSLRNDIKTADVDLHSVLLKKEMSLKDVLSFKEGDILPIDLPEQVIIESGEMPLFRGKLGVSNDRFAVKLQEKMEREEVQNMFEEEE encoded by the coding sequence ATGTCTGATATGGATTTACTATCGCAAGATGAGATTGATGCGTTATTGCATGGTGTTGATGATGGTGATGTAGAAACGGAAGCAGGTGTTGATGCACCGGATGGCGAAGCGTCTAATTATGACTTTCAAAGTCAGGATAGAATTATTCGTGGCAGGATGCCGACGCTTGAAATGGTTAATGAACGTTTTGCCCGTTACTTCCGTATTAGTTTATTCAATTTTTTAAGGCGTTCAACGGAAATTTCGATTTCAGGCATTCAGATGCTGAAGTTTTCTGAATATGTTCATAGTCTATTTGTTCCAACGAATTTAAACATCGTAAAAATTAAGCCACTCCGTGGGTCAGCATTATTTGTTTTTGATCCCAGTTTGGTTTTCACGATTGTGGATACGTATTTCGGTGGTTCAGGCAAATTTCATAATAAAGTTGAAGGCCGTGAATTCACTGCAACAGAAATGCGGGTTGTTCGAATTGTGTTGGATATTGTTTTTAAAGATTTGATGAAGGCTTGGGAGCCCGTTTTAAAGCTTGAATATGAATATATAAATTCGGAAGTAAACCCACAGTTTGCCAATATCGTTAGTCCAACTGAAGTGATGGTGGTTTCAACGATCCATCTTGAACTAGAAGGCGGTGGTGGCGACATTCAGTTTAGTTTGCCGTACACCATGTTAGAGCCTATTCGTGAATTGCTAGACGCGGGTATTCAAAGTGACCGTGGTGATACCGACGTACGTTGGAAATCTAGCTTACGTAACGACATTAAAACGGCGGACGTGGACTTGCATAGTGTGCTATTAAAAAAAGAAATGTCCCTTAAAGATGTGTTGAGCTTTAAAGAGGGCGATATTTTACCGATTGACCTGCCTGAACAAGTGATTATTGAGTCGGGCGAAATGCCGTTATTTAGAGGCAAACTTGGGGTGAGTAATGATCGCTTTGCGGTGAAGCTTCAAGAGAAAATGGAACGTGAAGAAGTGCAAAATATGTTTGAAGAAGAGGAATAA
- the flhF gene encoding flagellar biosynthesis protein FlhF yields MKIKRFFAPDMREALRLVKEELGADAVILSNNRVGDGVEVVAAKDYDEQAIQVAADKKEALFDARLDEELKKDRVSIDWNEAPKQAYREDYTPVKRKPAQRREQVKPQLDKKAPATKKAEWFEDPAIKAVKHEIDMMRHEFRTTLNELSWADRTQQNPVRIDVIRRLLDTGFSKRLSVKLAETVVAETELETAWVNCLKLASDSLPIMDNKILDEGGLIALVGPTGVGKTTTIAKIAARFRMRHGPESLALITTDNFRIGAHEQLSNFARILGVPMRVASTQDDFQDALSDFVDKRLVLIDTAGMSQRDIRMTEQFKLLRDEKFEIDNYLVISATTEPRAMREVMNTFADAQPKGCILSKLDETDCPGSALSAIIEQQIPMSFVTDGQRVPEDLHYPSADELMAKFIDPASSTSDEDDVALSVLLGGTSRHANV; encoded by the coding sequence ATGAAAATTAAACGATTTTTTGCTCCAGACATGCGTGAAGCGCTCAGGTTGGTTAAGGAGGAACTTGGCGCAGATGCGGTAATCCTGTCGAATAATCGAGTGGGGGACGGCGTCGAAGTGGTGGCGGCAAAAGATTACGATGAGCAAGCGATTCAAGTGGCAGCGGATAAGAAAGAAGCGTTGTTTGATGCACGGCTTGATGAGGAATTAAAAAAAGACAGAGTGTCGATTGATTGGAACGAAGCGCCAAAGCAAGCGTACCGAGAAGACTATACGCCAGTAAAAAGAAAGCCCGCACAACGTAGAGAGCAAGTTAAACCGCAGTTAGATAAAAAGGCACCAGCCACGAAGAAAGCTGAATGGTTTGAAGACCCCGCTATAAAAGCGGTTAAACACGAGATTGATATGATGCGCCATGAGTTTAGGACAACACTCAATGAGTTGTCGTGGGCTGATCGAACACAGCAAAACCCAGTGAGAATAGACGTGATTAGGCGTCTGTTAGATACCGGTTTCTCAAAGAGGTTGAGTGTTAAATTGGCCGAAACAGTCGTCGCAGAAACGGAGCTTGAAACGGCATGGGTTAATTGCCTTAAACTGGCGTCCGACTCATTGCCTATTATGGACAATAAAATATTGGATGAGGGCGGGCTGATTGCCTTGGTCGGTCCAACCGGTGTTGGCAAGACAACGACGATTGCGAAAATTGCTGCGCGATTCAGAATGCGTCATGGGCCAGAATCATTGGCGCTGATTACAACAGACAATTTCCGTATTGGAGCGCATGAGCAGTTAAGTAATTTTGCTCGGATTTTAGGTGTTCCGATGCGGGTTGCATCAACTCAAGATGATTTTCAAGATGCGTTAAGCGATTTCGTTGATAAGCGTTTAGTGCTGATTGATACGGCGGGGATGAGCCAACGTGATATTCGCATGACAGAACAGTTCAAATTGTTGCGTGATGAGAAGTTTGAAATTGATAACTATCTGGTCATTTCTGCAACGACAGAACCTCGCGCGATGCGTGAAGTGATGAATACGTTTGCAGATGCTCAGCCGAAAGGCTGCATTCTTAGTAAGTTAGACGAAACGGATTGCCCCGGTAGTGCGCTGTCTGCGATTATTGAGCAACAAATTCCGATGAGTTTTGTTACGGATGGTCAACGAGTTCCAGAAGATCTCCATTACCCATCAGCAGATGAGTTAATGGCTAAATTTATTGATCCAGCATCGTCTACATCAGATGAAGATGACGTCGCGTTGTCCGTATTACTGGGTGGGACGTCGCGACATGCGAATGTTTAA
- the flhB gene encoding flagellar biosynthesis protein FlhB has product MADDSDQEKTEEPTAKREEDARKKGDIARSRELNTVVVLMMGSMMIWMTGDRILKGMWRVMEGAFKIDRSSMFDPLETVASLQFAMQEALMFVAPFLAAMVVAALVGPIAMGGWSFSAQAFAPKASKMNPIEGMKRMFAVRSLIELVKSLLKFGLVMGIMALLADIYLPEFISLSKLPIEDALLRASDVMTMSFVILCSSLLLVAAIDVPFSLWEYKKKLKMTLQEVKDEMKQTEGRPEVKGKIRQLQQEMSQGRMMEAVPKADVIVTNPTHFAVALKYEDGGNGAPTVVAKGADLMAAQIRNIAVGNGITLVSAPPLARALFFSTEIDQEVPKGLYLAVAQVLAYVYQLRIATEKRWKKPAAPKDISIPDEYKKYADRTH; this is encoded by the coding sequence GTGGCAGACGATAGCGATCAAGAAAAAACCGAGGAACCCACCGCCAAGCGGGAGGAGGATGCCCGAAAAAAGGGGGATATCGCACGCTCTAGGGAACTCAATACGGTCGTCGTTTTGATGATGGGTTCAATGATGATTTGGATGACGGGTGATCGTATTCTAAAGGGTATGTGGCGTGTGATGGAAGGTGCGTTCAAAATAGATAGAAGCAGCATGTTTGACCCATTGGAAACGGTGGCAAGCTTGCAATTTGCCATGCAAGAAGCGCTGATGTTTGTTGCGCCTTTTTTGGCGGCTATGGTTGTTGCCGCCTTAGTCGGGCCCATTGCGATGGGTGGTTGGTCTTTTAGCGCCCAAGCATTCGCGCCCAAAGCTAGCAAAATGAACCCGATTGAAGGCATGAAGCGAATGTTTGCGGTACGAAGCTTGATTGAGCTGGTTAAGTCATTGCTTAAATTTGGTTTAGTGATGGGCATTATGGCGCTATTAGCGGACATATATTTGCCTGAATTTATATCCCTCAGTAAATTGCCAATAGAAGATGCGCTACTTCGAGCGAGTGATGTTATGACCATGTCATTCGTTATTTTATGCTCGTCTTTATTGCTGGTTGCGGCGATCGATGTGCCGTTTAGTTTGTGGGAATATAAGAAGAAATTGAAGATGACGCTTCAAGAAGTAAAAGATGAAATGAAGCAAACCGAAGGCAGGCCTGAAGTAAAAGGCAAAATACGTCAATTACAACAGGAAATGTCTCAGGGAAGAATGATGGAAGCGGTGCCTAAGGCCGATGTCATTGTGACTAACCCAACACACTTCGCGGTAGCGCTTAAATATGAAGATGGTGGTAACGGTGCGCCGACTGTTGTCGCTAAAGGAGCAGATTTAATGGCCGCACAAATTAGAAATATTGCCGTTGGAAATGGTATTACTTTAGTTTCCGCGCCGCCGCTTGCTCGTGCTTTGTTCTTCTCAACAGAGATAGATCAAGAAGTACCAAAAGGCTTGTATTTGGCAGTTGCTCAAGTATTGGCATACGTTTATCAGCTACGCATTGCGACAGAAAAACGCTGGAAAAAACCTGCAGCACCAAAAGATATTTCTATTCCAGATGAGTATAAAAAATATGCTGATAGAACACATTAA